DNA sequence from the Thermodesulfobacteriota bacterium genome:
TGGCCGCCGGCGGGCGGTCCGGAGCGCACCGGGGTCAGCTCCATGCCGCAGATGGGGCAGAGCCCCGGCTCGTCCCGGATGATGAAGGGATGCATGGAGCAGGTGTATTTCTGCCCCTGCGCCCAGGCCAATCCTGGGCCGCCATGGTCGTGGCCACAGTCGTGCCGGGAAGGCACGCCTGGCGCCCAGGTCACAAGCAGCGCCGCCACCAGGGCCAGCGCGGCCAGCCGCAACAGGCTGATCGTTCTCACAGGTCACCTCCTACCTCGGGTGTCACGCCGGCCTCGGCTTCCAGGCGGGCCACGGCCTTGCCTTCCTCGGCCAGCAGGCGCTGCACCTCCAGCTCCAGGCGGTACAAGCCCCGCAGGCCGGCCAGCACCATGCCCAGGTCGCCGCCGCCGACTCTAAGCTCGGCCAGAGCGGCATCCAGGGCATGACGGGCCTGGATCACCAGGCCCGCCCGGTACAGGGCCAGGAGCTGGCGGGATCGCTCGACCTGGAGATAGGCGTCGTGGATGCCCAGCCGCACCCGGTTCCGGGCGTCGGCCAGCTCCTGGCGTGCCCGGGTCAGATTGGCCTCGGCCTCGGCAATGGCCTCGCTGCGCCGCTCCTGGAAGATGGGCACGGTGAGGCCGATCTCCGCGGAAACCGTGTCCCGGCCGTCATCCATGGGACTGGGATCCCGGAACCGGTAGCCCAGGCCGACTGAGAAATCGGGCAGGCGGTCCAGCTCTGCCTGGCGGCGCATGGCCTCCAGGCTGTCGATGGCCCCCTGGTAGGCGGCCAGAAGCGGCCTCCTCTCGCCTGCTGCCTGGAGATCGCCAAGGCTGCCCGGAAGCTCCGGCTCCGCCAGGGCTGCCGGCGTGGCCACCACCGTGTCCGGCGGCTGGTTGCGCAGGGCATTGAGGGCCGCCAGGGCGCTGTCGCGCATCTGCACCAGGCCGATGCGCTGCTCCAAAAGCTCGGTGCGGCTCATCTGCGCCTCCACCACCCGGGCCTGGCCGGCGCGGCCCACCCGGTACTGGCTTTCGGCCTGGGCGATGACGGTATCGGCCAGGAGCACCATCCGATCCACCACCAGAAGGGACTGTTCCTGCAGAACCAGGTCGTACCACGCCTCCTTGACCTGGCGGGCAAGGCCCAGGCGAGCATCGTCGTAAAGCCCCTGGTACCAGCGCGTCTCTTTGCTCGCCGCCTCGGCCTTGGCGGCCAGCTTGCCCGGAAAGGGCAGGCTCTGAGAGAGCCGCACCAGCTGGCCGGCCATGGAGGTCTCGCCGGAGCTGAAGGTGCTGGACGGGTAGTCGTCCAGGGCAAAGGACAGCATGGGGTCCGGCAGGGTGCCGGCCGGCACCACCCGGTGCAGGCTCGCCCGCCAGCGGGTCTCGGCGGCCGCCAGCTCCGGGTTGGCGGCCAGAGCCTCGGCCACCAGGGCGGCCAGGCCCGGATCCACCGGCCCGGCTGCCGCTGGCCGCGGCTGGAGCAGGATGAGGCCAAGCAGGGTGACCAGGCAGGTCCACAGCCAAAGGGAGCGCTGGCCATGGGCGGGCGCGGGAAGGCTATCCATAACGCCTCCTGGGGAGGATGCTCGTGCCAGTAATACCCATGTTTCAGGTAGGAATCGTGACACAGGCCCGGGGCGGAATCAAGGGTTGATCACACCTGGCAAGGGCTGGCAGGCCTCGGCGCGGTCCGGTACAGTGAGCCGGCACACGAGCTGACCGTACGGAGGTGCCGCGACCATGTCTCACACCAATGGCTCCATGAAGGCCATCCTCTATGCCCTGGGCGCCAACCTGGGGATCGCTGCCGCCAAGGCGGCGGCCGCCTGGCACACCGGCTCCGGCGCCATGCTGGCCGAGGCCATCCATTCCGGGGCCGACTCCGCCAACCAGCTTCTGCTTCTGGTGGGCCTCAAACGGGCGCAGCGGCCGGTGTCCGAGGAGCACCCCCTGGGCTATGGCAAGGCGGTCTACTTCTGGTCCTTCCTGGTGGCCCTCTTGCTCTTTTCCCTGGGTGGCATGTTCTCCATCTACGAAGGGATCCACAAGATCCGGCACCCGGAGATGCCCCAGTCGCCGCTGGTGGCCCTGGCGGTGCTGGCCGTGGCCATCGTCCTGGAGGCCGGATCCCTGGCGGGCGCCGTGGCCGAGGTCCGCCGGGTGCGCGGCCGGCAGGGCTGGCTCAGCTGGTTTCGCACCAGCCGGCAGAGCGAGCTCATCGTCGTCGTCGGCGAGGACCTGGCC
Encoded proteins:
- a CDS encoding TolC family protein, whose product is MDSLPAPAHGQRSLWLWTCLVTLLGLILLQPRPAAAGPVDPGLAALVAEALAANPELAAAETRWRASLHRVVPAGTLPDPMLSFALDDYPSSTFSSGETSMAGQLVRLSQSLPFPGKLAAKAEAASKETRWYQGLYDDARLGLARQVKEAWYDLVLQEQSLLVVDRMVLLADTVIAQAESQYRVGRAGQARVVEAQMSRTELLEQRIGLVQMRDSALAALNALRNQPPDTVVATPAALAEPELPGSLGDLQAAGERRPLLAAYQGAIDSLEAMRRQAELDRLPDFSVGLGYRFRDPSPMDDGRDTVSAEIGLTVPIFQERRSEAIAEAEANLTRARQELADARNRVRLGIHDAYLQVERSRQLLALYRAGLVIQARHALDAALAELRVGGGDLGMVLAGLRGLYRLELEVQRLLAEEGKAVARLEAEAGVTPEVGGDL
- a CDS encoding cation diffusion facilitator family transporter, with the translated sequence MSHTNGSMKAILYALGANLGIAAAKAAAAWHTGSGAMLAEAIHSGADSANQLLLLVGLKRAQRPVSEEHPLGYGKAVYFWSFLVALLLFSLGGMFSIYEGIHKIRHPEMPQSPLVALAVLAVAIVLEAGSLAGAVAEVRRVRGRQGWLSWFRTSRQSELIVVVGEDLAALVGLVLALLAVLATMISGNPLFDALGTVAIGTVLILVAVAVGVEVKSLLIGESADPETVAAIRAFLAGRPEVATIYNLITLQLGPQLMVAVKARMREETAASQLLGDINAVEQALKAAFPAIRWVFFEPDLRD